The following are encoded together in the Citrobacter arsenatis genome:
- a CDS encoding pirin family protein, whose product MITTRTAKQCGQADYGWLQARYTFSFGHYFDPKLLGYASLRVLNQEVLAPGASFQPRTYPKVDIVNLILEGEAEYRDSEGNHIQARAGEVLLLATQPGISYSEHNISKDKPLTRMQLWLDACPQRENACVQKATLSAGKHQLLASPDGEQGSLHLRQQVWVHHVELQQGESLSFQLHGPRAYLQSIHGRFHAVTSGAEMEALTCGDGAFIRDETNITLVADTPLRALLIDLPV is encoded by the coding sequence ATGATTACTACCCGTACAGCCAAACAATGCGGGCAAGCAGACTACGGCTGGCTGCAGGCCCGTTATACCTTCTCCTTTGGACACTATTTTGATCCTAAACTGCTGGGTTATGCCTCGCTGCGTGTTCTGAACCAGGAAGTTCTGGCACCGGGGGCCTCTTTCCAGCCACGGACCTATCCGAAGGTGGATATCGTCAATCTGATCCTCGAAGGGGAAGCGGAGTACCGCGACAGCGAAGGCAACCATATCCAGGCCAGAGCAGGTGAAGTTTTACTGCTCGCGACACAGCCGGGAATCAGCTATAGCGAACACAATATCAGCAAGGATAAACCGTTAACCAGAATGCAGCTCTGGCTGGATGCCTGCCCGCAGCGCGAAAACGCCTGCGTACAGAAAGCCACGCTGAGCGCCGGTAAGCATCAGCTACTGGCCTCGCCGGACGGTGAACAAGGCAGCCTGCATCTGCGCCAACAGGTATGGGTGCACCACGTTGAACTGCAGCAAGGTGAATCGCTGAGTTTTCAGTTACATGGGCCACGGGCTTACTTACAGTCGATCCACGGCAGATTCCATGCGGTGACATCTGGCGCCGAAATGGAAGCGCTCACCTGCGGCGATGGCGCATTTATTCGTGACGAAACTAACATAACGTTAGTCGCTGATACCCCGCTGCGCGCTTTGCTGATAGATTTGCCCGTATAG
- a CDS encoding serine dehydratase subunit alpha family protein, which produces MFETTLNPLWDSFIRAVQEEVKPALGCTEPISLALAAAVASSELDGAVERIDAWVSPNLMKNGMGVTVPGTGMVGLPVAAALGALGGNALAGLEVLKDASPQAIADAKAMLNAGKVAVMLQEPCEDILFSRAKVYSAEGWACVTIVGGHTNIVHIETNKGVVFTTEQNAEEEEQESPLAVLSHTSLEEILAFVNAVPFESIRFILDAAKLNGALSQEGLRGNWGLHIGTTLEKQCARGLLANDLSTSILIRTSAASDARMGGATLPAMSNSGSGNQGITATVPVMVVAEHFGADEEKLARALMLSHLSAIYIHHQLPRLSALCAATTAAMGAAAGMAWIVDGRYNTIAMAISSMIGDVSGMICDGASNSCAMKVSTSASAAWKAVLMALDDTAVTGNEGIVAHNVEQSITNLCALACRSMQETDKQIIEIMASKAH; this is translated from the coding sequence ATGTTTGAGACTACATTGAATCCATTATGGGATAGTTTTATCCGCGCGGTGCAGGAAGAAGTTAAGCCTGCACTGGGGTGTACGGAACCTATCTCTCTGGCTCTGGCAGCAGCGGTTGCATCCTCTGAGCTGGACGGCGCGGTTGAACGCATTGATGCGTGGGTCTCTCCGAACCTGATGAAAAACGGCATGGGCGTTACCGTGCCTGGTACCGGAATGGTTGGGTTACCTGTCGCAGCGGCGCTGGGTGCGCTGGGAGGGAATGCCCTCGCCGGTTTAGAGGTACTGAAAGACGCGTCGCCACAAGCGATTGCCGATGCGAAAGCAATGCTAAACGCTGGCAAGGTCGCGGTGATGCTGCAGGAGCCTTGTGAGGACATTCTTTTTTCCCGCGCGAAGGTTTACAGCGCTGAAGGATGGGCGTGCGTGACGATTGTGGGCGGTCATACCAATATCGTCCACATCGAGACCAATAAAGGCGTGGTGTTCACAACAGAACAGAACGCTGAAGAAGAAGAGCAGGAGTCACCGCTGGCGGTACTGTCTCACACGTCGCTGGAAGAGATTCTGGCGTTCGTGAACGCGGTACCGTTTGAGTCAATCCGCTTTATTCTCGACGCGGCAAAACTGAACGGTGCGCTGTCTCAGGAAGGACTGCGCGGTAACTGGGGCTTGCATATCGGAACCACGCTTGAGAAGCAGTGCGCGCGTGGCCTGCTGGCGAACGATCTCTCCACTTCTATTCTGATTCGTACCAGTGCGGCATCGGATGCGCGAATGGGCGGGGCGACGCTGCCAGCCATGAGCAACTCCGGCTCCGGAAATCAGGGTATTACCGCCACTGTCCCGGTCATGGTAGTGGCCGAGCACTTTGGTGCGGATGAGGAGAAACTGGCGCGTGCGCTGATGTTGTCTCACCTGAGCGCTATCTACATCCATCATCAGCTGCCGCGTTTGTCTGCGCTGTGCGCGGCAACCACGGCGGCAATGGGCGCCGCGGCGGGGATGGCATGGATTGTGGATGGTCGTTACAACACTATCGCGATGGCGATCAGCAGTATGATTGGTGACGTGAGCGGAATGATTTGCGATGGCGCTTCAAACAGCTGCGCGATGAAAGTCTCAACCAGCGCATCTGCGGCGTGGAAAGCGGTACTGATGGCGCTGGATGATACCGCCGTAACCGGCAACGAAGGGATTGTGGCGCATAACGTGGAGCAATCTATCACCAACCTGTGTGCGCTAGCGTGCCGTTCGATGCAGGAAACCGACAAGCAGATCATTGAGATCATGGCCAGTAAGGCGCATTAA
- a CDS encoding amino acid permease yields METATNSSVILDASAPARRAGMTDSEWREAIKFDSTDTGWVIMSIGMAIGAGIVFLPVQVGLMGLWVFLLSSIIGYPAMYLFQRLFINTLAESPECKDYPSVISGYLGKNWGILLGALYFVMLVIWMFVYSTAITNDSASYLHTFGVTEGLLSDSPFYGLVLICILVALSSRGEQMLFKISTGMVLTKLLVVAALGVSMVGMWHLHNAGSLPPMALLIKNAIITLPFTLTSILFIQTLSPMVISYRSRNKSIEVARHKALRAMNIAFGILFVTVFFYAVSFTLAMGHDEAVKAYEQNISALAIAAQFINGAGAGWVKIVSVILNIFAVMTAFFGVYLGFREATQGIVMNVLRRKMPAEKINETLVQRGIMVFAILLAWSAIVLNAPVLSFTSICSPIFGMVGCLIPAWLVYKVPALHKYKGASLYLIIITGLLLCVSPFLAFS; encoded by the coding sequence ATGGAAACGGCAACGAATAGTAGCGTAATACTCGACGCATCTGCTCCGGCACGTCGGGCGGGAATGACCGACAGCGAATGGCGCGAAGCCATTAAATTCGACAGCACGGATACCGGCTGGGTCATTATGAGTATCGGTATGGCAATTGGCGCGGGAATTGTTTTTCTTCCTGTTCAGGTAGGGTTGATGGGGCTATGGGTGTTCTTGCTCTCCTCAATCATCGGCTACCCAGCCATGTATCTGTTCCAGCGTTTGTTTATTAATACGCTGGCTGAGTCCCCAGAGTGTAAAGACTATCCGAGCGTGATTAGCGGCTATCTGGGTAAGAACTGGGGCATCCTGTTAGGTGCGTTGTATTTTGTGATGCTGGTTATCTGGATGTTTGTTTATTCCACTGCCATCACCAACGATAGTGCCTCCTATCTGCACACTTTTGGCGTGACTGAAGGTTTACTGTCTGACAGCCCGTTCTATGGCCTGGTGCTGATTTGCATCCTGGTGGCCCTCTCGTCACGCGGTGAACAAATGCTGTTTAAAATCTCCACCGGTATGGTACTGACCAAGCTGCTGGTGGTTGCAGCGCTTGGCGTATCAATGGTCGGGATGTGGCATCTGCATAACGCAGGTTCATTGCCGCCGATGGCGCTGCTTATCAAAAACGCGATCATCACGTTGCCGTTCACGCTGACCTCGATTCTGTTTATTCAGACCTTAAGTCCGATGGTTATCTCATACCGTTCTCGCAACAAATCCATTGAAGTAGCGCGCCATAAAGCCCTGCGTGCTATGAACATTGCGTTCGGTATTCTGTTTGTTACCGTCTTTTTCTACGCCGTTTCCTTCACGCTGGCGATGGGCCATGACGAAGCCGTTAAAGCCTACGAGCAGAATATTTCCGCGCTGGCGATTGCCGCGCAGTTTATCAACGGCGCAGGCGCGGGCTGGGTGAAAATCGTCAGCGTTATTCTGAACATTTTCGCTGTCATGACCGCTTTCTTCGGCGTTTATTTAGGTTTTCGTGAAGCCACTCAGGGGATCGTGATGAACGTGCTGCGCCGTAAAATGCCAGCCGAGAAAATCAATGAAACCCTGGTTCAGCGCGGCATTATGGTTTTCGCCATCCTGCTGGCCTGGAGCGCAATTGTGCTCAATGCGCCGGTACTGAGCTTCACCTCTATTTGTAGCCCTATCTTCGGCATGGTGGGTTGTCTGATCCCGGCCTGGCTGGTCTATAAAGTTCCTGCACTGCACAAATACAAAGGCGCTTCCCTGTATCTGATTATTATCACGGGCCTGCTGCTGTGCGTTTCTCCGTTCCTGGCATTTTCCTGA
- the tdcG gene encoding L-serine ammonia-lyase yields the protein MISAFDIFKIGIGPSSSHTVGPMNAGKSFIDLLVSSGELSRTTHIVVDLYGSLSLTGKGHATDVAIIMGLAGNSPQNVNIDSIAGFIQEVARTGRLPVAEGTHVVDFTPDKNILFHTETLPRHENGMRITAWSSTETLLSKTYYSVGGGFIVEEEQFGQAHDVEAHVPYNFHSASELLKLCERNGLSVSGLMMQNELAMRSKAEIDAGFAAIWGVMHAGIERGMNTEGVLPGPLNVPRRAVALRRLLVSSDNLSSDPMNVIDWINMFALAVSEENAAGCRVVTAPTNGACGIIPAVLAYYDKFRRPVNANSIARYLLAAGAIGALYKMNASISGAEVGCQGEIGVACSMAAAGLTELLGGSPSQVCIAAEIAMEHNLGLTCDPVAGQVQIPCIERNAINAVKAVNAARMALRRTSEPRVSLDKVIETMYETGKDMNDKYRETSRGGLAIKVVCT from the coding sequence ATGATTAGCGCATTCGATATTTTTAAGATTGGCATTGGACCATCCAGCTCCCATACCGTGGGGCCAATGAACGCAGGTAAAAGTTTTATCGATCTGTTGGTCAGTAGCGGAGAACTTTCCAGGACCACGCATATTGTGGTCGATCTTTATGGATCGCTCTCCTTGACCGGAAAAGGTCATGCGACAGATGTCGCCATCATAATGGGACTGGCCGGTAACAGTCCGCAAAACGTTAATATAGATTCAATCGCTGGCTTTATTCAGGAAGTGGCCCGTACCGGACGTTTACCGGTTGCAGAGGGCACGCATGTTGTCGATTTCACTCCAGATAAAAATATTCTCTTTCATACCGAAACGTTGCCACGTCATGAAAATGGCATGCGTATCACCGCATGGAGCAGCACCGAGACGCTGTTAAGCAAAACCTATTACTCCGTTGGCGGTGGTTTTATCGTTGAAGAGGAGCAATTTGGTCAGGCGCATGATGTTGAAGCACATGTGCCCTACAATTTTCATTCCGCCAGCGAACTGCTGAAACTGTGTGAGCGCAACGGGCTGTCTGTTTCCGGCCTGATGATGCAAAACGAGCTGGCGATGCGCAGCAAAGCGGAAATCGATGCTGGCTTTGCCGCTATCTGGGGCGTCATGCACGCCGGCATTGAGCGTGGCATGAACACCGAAGGCGTCCTGCCGGGTCCGCTTAACGTCCCGCGTCGCGCCGTGGCATTACGCCGGTTGTTGGTTTCCAGCGATAACCTGTCCAGCGACCCGATGAACGTGATTGACTGGATCAACATGTTCGCGCTGGCCGTGAGCGAAGAAAACGCCGCCGGGTGCAGAGTTGTGACGGCACCGACCAACGGTGCATGTGGAATTATCCCCGCTGTCCTGGCTTATTACGACAAGTTCCGCCGTCCGGTGAATGCAAACTCCATTGCCCGCTATTTGCTGGCGGCTGGGGCGATTGGCGCTCTGTATAAAATGAATGCCTCTATTTCTGGTGCCGAAGTCGGCTGTCAGGGGGAAATTGGCGTCGCCTGTTCAATGGCGGCTGCCGGGTTGACAGAACTGCTTGGTGGCAGCCCGTCTCAGGTCTGTATTGCGGCAGAAATCGCCATGGAGCATAACCTGGGGCTGACCTGCGATCCGGTCGCCGGACAGGTGCAGATACCGTGCATTGAGCGTAATGCGATCAACGCGGTAAAAGCCGTCAACGCTGCGCGTATGGCGCTACGTCGTACATCTGAGCCACGCGTTTCGCTCGATAAAGTGATCGAGACCATGTATGAAACAGGCAAAGATATGAACGACAAATACCGTGAAACGTCGCGCGGTGGTCTGGCGATTAAAGTGGTTTGTACCTGA
- a CDS encoding enamine/imine deaminase: MRKVIATECAPGAIGPYVQGVDLGSMVLTSGQIPVCPQTGEVAENVADQARQSLENVKAIVESAGLKVSDIVKTTVFVSDLNDFATINQVYQQFFDEHKAIYPTRSCVQVARLPKDVKLEIEAIAVRGDTL, encoded by the coding sequence ATGAGAAAAGTTATTGCAACCGAATGTGCGCCAGGGGCCATCGGGCCTTACGTACAGGGTGTGGATCTGGGCAGCATGGTGTTGACGTCAGGTCAAATCCCGGTGTGTCCACAGACTGGTGAAGTGGCAGAAAACGTGGCCGATCAGGCGCGTCAAAGCCTGGAAAACGTGAAAGCGATCGTCGAGTCCGCAGGTTTGAAAGTGAGCGATATCGTGAAGACGACCGTTTTCGTTTCCGACCTGAACGACTTCGCCACCATTAACCAGGTGTACCAGCAGTTCTTTGATGAGCATAAGGCCATCTACCCTACGCGCAGCTGCGTACAGGTCGCCCGCTTACCCAAGGATGTGAAGCTGGAGATTGAAGCCATCGCCGTACGTGGCGATACGCTGTAA
- the pflB gene encoding formate C-acetyltransferase, with amino-acid sequence MKVNIDTSDMLYAEAWNGFKGTDWKEEINVRDFIQHNYTPYEGDESFLAEATPATTALWEKVMAGIRIENSTHAPVDFDTNIATTITAHDAGYIEQELEKIVGLQTDKPLKRALHPFGGINMIKSSFDAYGREMDADFEYQFTELRKTHNQGVFDAYSPDMLRCRKSGVLTGLPDGYGRGRIIGDYRRVALYGICYLVRERELQFADLQSNLEWGQNLEATIRLREELSEHRRALLQMQEMAAKYGCDISRPARNAQEAVQWVYFAYLAAVKSQNGGAMSLGRTASFLDIYIERDFKAGVLNEQQAQELIDHFIMKIRMVRFLRTPEFDTLFSGDPIWATEVIGGMGLDGRTLVTKNSFRYLHTLHTMGPAPEPNLTVLWSEQLPIAFKKYAAQVSIITSSLQYENDDLMRADFDSDDYAIACCVSPMVIGKQMQFFGARANLAKTLLYAINGGVDEKLKIQVGPKTAPLMDDVLDYDTVMESLDHFMDWLAVQYISALNIIHYMHDKYSYEASLMALHDRDVYRTMACGMAGLSVAADSLSAIKYARVKPIRDENGLAIDFEIEGDYPQYGNNDERVDSIACDLVERFMKKIKVLPTYRNAVPTQSILTITSNVVYGQKTGNTPDGRRAGTPFAPGANPMHGRDRKGAVASLTSVAKLPFTYAKDGISYTFSIVPAALGKEDGVRKTNLVGLLDGYFHHEAHVEGGQHLNVNVMNREMLMDAIEHPENYPNLTIRVSGYAVRFNALTREQQQDVISRTFTQAL; translated from the coding sequence ATGAAGGTAAATATCGATACCAGCGATATGCTGTATGCCGAAGCCTGGAATGGCTTTAAAGGTACGGACTGGAAAGAAGAAATTAATGTCCGTGATTTTATTCAGCACAACTATACGCCTTATGAAGGGGATGAATCTTTCCTCGCCGAAGCTACGCCTGCGACCACTGCGCTGTGGGAAAAAGTCATGGCGGGCATCCGTATTGAAAACTCGACGCACGCGCCGGTTGATTTCGATACCAATATTGCCACTACGATCACCGCACATGATGCGGGTTATATTGAACAAGAACTGGAAAAAATCGTCGGTCTGCAAACGGATAAGCCGCTCAAGCGTGCTCTGCATCCGTTTGGCGGCATCAACATGATCAAAAGCTCTTTTGATGCTTATGGTCGTGAGATGGATGCTGACTTTGAATACCAGTTTACTGAACTGCGTAAAACCCATAACCAGGGCGTATTCGACGCCTACTCTCCGGACATGCTGCGCTGCCGTAAATCCGGGGTGCTGACCGGTCTGCCGGACGGCTATGGCCGTGGTCGTATCATCGGTGATTATCGCCGCGTCGCGCTGTACGGTATCTGCTACCTGGTACGCGAGCGTGAACTGCAGTTTGCCGATCTCCAGTCGAATCTGGAGTGGGGCCAGAATCTTGAAGCCACGATTCGTCTGCGCGAAGAGCTGTCTGAACACCGTCGCGCCCTGCTGCAAATGCAGGAAATGGCGGCGAAATATGGCTGCGATATCTCCCGTCCGGCGCGTAATGCGCAGGAAGCGGTGCAGTGGGTGTACTTTGCTTACCTGGCTGCGGTGAAATCGCAGAACGGCGGCGCTATGTCACTGGGCCGTACCGCATCGTTCCTCGACATCTACATTGAGCGCGATTTCAAAGCGGGCGTGTTAAATGAGCAGCAGGCGCAAGAGCTGATCGACCACTTCATCATGAAGATCCGTATGGTGCGCTTCCTGCGTACGCCGGAATTCGACACTCTGTTCTCAGGCGACCCAATCTGGGCGACCGAAGTTATCGGCGGTATGGGGTTGGATGGCCGCACGCTGGTGACGAAAAACTCGTTCCGCTATCTGCATACGCTGCACACCATGGGCCCGGCACCAGAGCCGAACCTGACGGTGCTGTGGTCTGAGCAACTACCGATTGCCTTCAAAAAATACGCAGCTCAGGTGTCTATCATCACCTCGTCTTTGCAGTATGAAAACGACGATCTGATGCGTGCCGACTTTGACAGCGATGACTATGCCATTGCCTGCTGCGTCAGCCCGATGGTTATCGGCAAACAAATGCAGTTCTTCGGTGCGCGTGCCAACCTCGCCAAAACGTTGCTGTACGCAATCAACGGCGGCGTGGATGAGAAGCTGAAAATCCAGGTCGGCCCGAAAACGGCGCCGCTGATGGATGACGTGCTGGACTACGACACGGTGATGGAGAGCCTGGACCACTTTATGGACTGGCTGGCCGTGCAGTACATCAGCGCGCTGAACATCATCCACTACATGCACGACAAGTACAGCTACGAAGCTTCGCTAATGGCGCTGCACGATCGTGATGTCTATCGCACGATGGCCTGCGGTATGGCGGGTCTGTCCGTGGCGGCGGATTCTCTGTCGGCTATTAAATACGCCCGCGTGAAACCGATTCGTGATGAAAACGGCCTGGCGATTGATTTTGAAATCGAAGGTGACTATCCGCAATACGGCAACAACGACGAGCGCGTAGACAGCATTGCCTGCGACCTGGTCGAACGCTTTATGAAGAAAATTAAGGTGTTGCCAACCTACCGTAACGCGGTGCCAACGCAGTCTATTCTGACTATCACCTCCAACGTGGTGTACGGACAGAAAACCGGTAACACGCCGGACGGACGTCGCGCTGGTACGCCGTTTGCGCCAGGGGCGAACCCGATGCACGGCCGCGATCGTAAAGGTGCGGTGGCGTCGTTAACGTCGGTCGCCAAACTGCCGTTCACCTATGCCAAAGACGGTATCTCGTACACCTTCTCCATTGTGCCGGCAGCGCTGGGCAAAGAGGACGGGGTGCGTAAAACCAACCTGGTCGGTCTGCTGGACGGTTACTTCCACCATGAAGCGCATGTGGAAGGTGGTCAGCATCTGAACGTTAACGTTATGAACCGTGAAATGTTGATGGATGCCATTGAGCACCCGGAAAACTATCCGAACCTGACGATCCGCGTGTCTGGCTATGCGGTGCGCTTCAACGCGCTGACCCGCGAACAGCAGCAGGATGTTATTTCACGTACTTTCACCCAGGCGCTCTGA
- the tdcD gene encoding propionate kinase, translating into MNEFPVVLVINCGSSSIKFSVLDAASCDVLMAGIADGINSENAFIAINGGEPAKLAHHSYEDALKAIAVELEKRNLMDSVALIGHRIAHGGNIFTESAIITDEVIDNIRRVSPLAPLHNYANLSGIESAQHLFPGVQQVAVFDTSFHQTMAPEAYLYGLPWKYYEELGVRRYGFHGTSHRYVSQRAHELLDLQHDDSGLVVAHLGNGASICAVRNGQSVDTSMGMTPLEGLMMGTRSGDVDFGAMAWIASETNQTLSDLERVVNKESGLLGISGLSSDLRTLEKAWHEGHERAQLAIKTFVHRIARHIAGHAASLHRLDGIIFTGGIGENSVLIRRLVIEHLAVLGVNIDSEMNNLPNSHGERIISNKDARVICAVIPTNEEKMIARDAIALGKINTPVEFA; encoded by the coding sequence CGGACGGTATTAACTCTGAAAATGCGTTCATAGCAATTAATGGAGGAGAGCCAGCTAAGCTGGCTCACCACAGCTACGAAGACGCATTAAAAGCAATTGCCGTTGAACTAGAGAAACGTAATTTAATGGACAGCGTGGCCTTAATTGGCCACCGCATTGCCCACGGTGGAAATATCTTTACCGAATCAGCAATTATTACTGACGAAGTTATCGATAATATTCGCCGGGTATCGCCTTTAGCACCGTTACATAATTATGCGAACCTCAGTGGGATCGAGTCCGCTCAGCACCTTTTTCCAGGCGTGCAGCAGGTGGCGGTATTTGATACCAGCTTCCACCAGACGATGGCTCCTGAGGCCTATCTGTACGGTTTACCGTGGAAATATTATGAGGAGTTGGGGGTTCGTCGTTACGGTTTCCACGGCACGTCGCACCGCTATGTTTCTCAGCGAGCGCATGAGCTTCTCGACCTGCAACATGATGACTCAGGTCTGGTTGTGGCGCACCTGGGCAACGGCGCGTCAATCTGTGCGGTACGTAACGGACAGAGCGTTGATACCTCAATGGGCATGACGCCGCTGGAAGGGCTGATGATGGGCACACGCAGCGGCGACGTCGATTTCGGCGCGATGGCGTGGATTGCCAGCGAAACCAACCAGACGCTGAGCGACCTTGAGCGCGTGGTGAATAAAGAGTCCGGTTTACTGGGTATTTCCGGTTTGTCTTCTGACTTACGCACGTTAGAAAAGGCCTGGCACGAGGGACATGAGCGTGCGCAGCTGGCGATTAAAACGTTTGTGCATCGTATCGCACGCCATATCGCCGGACATGCCGCATCGCTGCATCGTCTTGATGGGATTATTTTCACCGGTGGAATAGGTGAGAACTCGGTATTAATTCGTCGTCTGGTTATTGAACATCTCGCCGTTTTAGGGGTGAATATCGACAGCGAAATGAATAATCTGCCAAATTCCCATGGCGAAAGAATTATCTCTAATAAAGATGCTCGTGTTATTTGTGCGGTAATTCCCACAAATGAAGAGAAAATGATTGCGCGTGATGCTATTGCGTTAGGCAAAATTAATACACCAGTAGAATTTGCATAA